In Paenibacillus sp. 1781tsa1, one DNA window encodes the following:
- the queD gene encoding 6-carboxytetrahydropterin synthase QueD: protein MREPGTFRIVEHLQRIGEDILPTQLRYHRKRVLVSKEFTFDAAHHLHCYEGKCKNLHGHTYKVIFGISGYPGETGLTVDFGHIKDIWKTQIEGYLDHQYLNETLPLMNTTAENMVVWLFEQMENALQTEPYAGLTDGGRTEFVRLFETPTSYAEARREWMIDE from the coding sequence ATGAGAGAGCCGGGAACATTCCGTATTGTGGAGCATCTGCAACGCATCGGTGAAGATATTCTACCCACCCAGCTGCGCTACCACCGCAAACGTGTGCTTGTAAGCAAAGAATTCACCTTTGACGCGGCACATCATCTGCATTGTTATGAAGGCAAGTGCAAGAATCTGCACGGTCATACGTATAAAGTGATATTTGGCATCAGCGGTTATCCGGGTGAAACCGGGCTGACGGTTGATTTTGGACATATCAAAGATATATGGAAAACTCAGATTGAGGGCTATCTGGATCATCAGTACCTCAACGAGACACTTCCCTTAATGAATACAACGGCTGAAAATATGGTCGTGTGGCTGTTCGAACAGATGGAAAACGCGCTCCAGACGGAGCCCTATGCCGGGCTGACAGACGGCGGACGGACAGAGTTTGTAAGGCTCTTCGAGACACCGACCAGTTACGCGGAAGCGAGACGGGAGTGGATGATTGATGAGTAG
- a CDS encoding MFS transporter: MSTQNSLTKDATARSKAPPGLDAQSTVYRILIAISLVHLFNDSIQSVIPAIFPILKDSMHLTYTQIGWISFAINFTASIMQPVVGWFADKKPTPSILPIGMGFTFTGMLLLAFADSYMTVLISVIFVGLGSAAFHPEGSRVSHMAAGQRRGLAQSIFQVGGNAGQSLAPLLTRWIFIPFGLFGAIGFTGIAAMGIAVQIYIARWYGRMLQSGGYLRRQAAARRVPNPALRKKITAAITLLILLVFVRSWYIASIGSFYAFNLKDTFALSTEDAQIYIFLFLAAGALGTFFGGPLADRFGKRNLIFLSMAGAAPLALLLPYANLFWTGVLLTIIGFIMLSSFSVTVVYAQMLIPGKIGTVSGLITGLAFGMGGLGALVLGNWIDVFGVSPVMQMCSFLPLLGIFTFLLPSDKLLNIWAKENGSEE, from the coding sequence ATGTCTACACAAAACTCATTAACCAAGGACGCCACAGCGCGTTCGAAAGCCCCACCCGGATTGGATGCACAAAGCACCGTTTACCGGATACTTATTGCGATTAGTCTGGTTCATCTGTTCAATGATTCGATCCAGTCGGTCATTCCAGCCATCTTCCCGATTCTGAAAGACTCGATGCATCTCACGTATACTCAGATCGGATGGATTTCTTTTGCGATCAACTTTACCGCATCCATTATGCAGCCTGTCGTAGGCTGGTTTGCTGATAAAAAACCGACACCATCTATCCTGCCCATTGGCATGGGTTTTACATTTACCGGCATGTTGCTGTTGGCCTTCGCAGACAGTTATATGACTGTCCTGATCTCTGTTATCTTTGTCGGTCTGGGTTCTGCCGCTTTCCATCCAGAAGGTTCACGGGTATCCCATATGGCTGCCGGTCAGCGCCGTGGGCTGGCACAGTCCATCTTCCAGGTCGGCGGTAACGCCGGGCAATCCCTTGCCCCATTGCTTACACGCTGGATCTTTATCCCGTTTGGACTGTTCGGTGCCATTGGATTTACAGGCATTGCTGCCATGGGAATTGCCGTTCAGATCTACATCGCCCGTTGGTATGGCCGCATGCTGCAATCTGGAGGATACCTGCGTAGACAGGCTGCTGCCCGTCGTGTACCCAATCCTGCTTTACGTAAAAAGATTACTGCAGCCATTACGCTATTGATCTTGCTTGTCTTTGTTCGTTCCTGGTATATCGCTTCCATTGGCAGCTTCTACGCGTTTAATCTGAAAGATACTTTTGCATTATCTACAGAGGACGCGCAGATCTATATCTTCCTATTCCTGGCTGCGGGAGCACTCGGTACGTTCTTCGGAGGCCCCTTGGCGGATCGCTTCGGCAAACGTAACCTGATCTTCCTGTCCATGGCCGGAGCTGCTCCGCTGGCGCTGTTGTTGCCTTATGCGAACCTGTTCTGGACAGGTGTACTGCTAACCATTATTGGTTTTATCATGTTATCCAGCTTCTCGGTTACGGTTGTATATGCGCAAATGCTGATTCCGGGCAAAATCGGAACGGTTTCCGGTCTGATCACAGGTCTGGCATTTGGTATGGGGGGCCTGGGTGCACTCGTGCTAGGGAACTGGATTGACGTTTTTGGTGTATCACCTGTGATGCAGATGTGCAGCTTCCTGCCCCTTCTCGGGATCTTCACATTTTTGCTTCCATCCGATAAATTACTGAATATCTGGGCCAAAGAAAACGGTAGCGAAGAATAA
- the queC gene encoding 7-cyano-7-deazaguanine synthase QueC, whose translation MNEEKAVVVFSGGQDSTTCLFWAKQQFAEVEVVTFDYGQRHKLEIECASEIARDLGVQQTVLDMSLLNQLAPNALTRTDVEITHEEGELPSTFVDGRNLLFLSFAAIMAKQKGARHLVTGVCETDFSGYPDCRDSFVKSMNVTLNLSMDYPFVIHTPLMWLDKAQTWKMADDLGAFEYVRERTLTCYNGVIGDGCGECPACKLRKAGLDRYVQQRTAAESAGVDVR comes from the coding sequence TTGAACGAAGAAAAAGCAGTCGTTGTATTCAGCGGCGGTCAGGATAGTACCACGTGTCTGTTCTGGGCCAAACAACAGTTTGCCGAAGTCGAGGTCGTTACGTTTGATTACGGTCAGCGCCACAAGCTGGAAATTGAATGTGCATCCGAGATCGCTCGTGATCTGGGCGTACAGCAAACCGTACTCGATATGAGCCTGTTAAACCAGCTTGCACCCAATGCCCTCACTCGCACGGATGTGGAAATTACACATGAAGAAGGCGAACTGCCAAGTACATTTGTGGATGGACGAAATCTGCTGTTCCTCAGTTTTGCGGCCATCATGGCCAAACAAAAAGGAGCTCGTCACCTGGTTACAGGTGTATGCGAGACGGATTTCAGCGGATACCCGGATTGCCGGGATTCATTTGTAAAGTCGATGAATGTGACACTTAATCTGTCGATGGACTATCCATTTGTCATTCATACGCCGCTCATGTGGCTGGACAAAGCCCAAACGTGGAAGATGGCAGATGATCTCGGTGCCTTTGAATATGTTCGTGAGCGTACCCTGACCTGTTATAACGGCGTAATTGGCGATGGATGCGGAGAATGCCCTGCTTGCAAACTGCGCAAAGCCGGACTGGATCGTTATGTACAGCAACGTACTGCTGCTGAATCGGCGGGAGTGGATGTGCGATGA
- the queF gene encoding preQ(1) synthase codes for MRQPDEMQDVTLLGNQNVKYTFEYDPGILESFDNKHPYRDYFVKFNCPEFTSLCPITGQPDFATIYISYIPDIKMVESKSLKLYLFSFRNHGDFHEDCVNIIMNDLIKLMDPRYIEVWGKFTPRGGISIDPYTNYGKPGTKYEQMADHRMMNHDMYPETIDNR; via the coding sequence ATGAGACAACCTGATGAGATGCAAGATGTGACGTTGCTGGGCAACCAGAACGTTAAATATACGTTTGAATATGATCCAGGCATTCTGGAGAGCTTTGATAACAAGCACCCGTACCGTGATTATTTTGTAAAATTCAACTGCCCGGAGTTCACCAGCCTGTGCCCGATTACGGGTCAGCCAGACTTTGCAACGATCTATATTAGCTACATTCCTGATATCAAAATGGTGGAGAGCAAATCACTCAAGTTGTACCTGTTCAGCTTCCGTAACCATGGTGATTTCCACGAGGATTGTGTGAATATCATCATGAACGACCTGATCAAGCTGATGGACCCGCGCTACATCGAAGTATGGGGCAAATTCACACCGCGTGGTGGTATTTCCATTGACCCTTATACAAACTATGGTAAGCCGGGAACCAAGTACGAGCAAATGGCTGACCACCGTATGATGAATCATGATATGTATCCGGAGACGATTGATAATCGTTAA
- the queE gene encoding 7-carboxy-7-deazaguanine synthase QueE yields MSSVVEHRQSRERNQEARIPVMEIFGPTVQGEGMVIGQKTMFVRTAGCDYRCSWCDSAFTWDGSGKDQIQMITPEGVWEELRRVGGTRFSHVTISGGNPALLASLGGLVALLRENGIRTAVETQGSRWQPWLTDIDEVTVSPKPPSSGMDTDWSVLDDLIERLAAGPAERSHSLKIVIFDETDLDYARRVHARYPGTDLFLQTGNPDVTSADTPDLASSLLARYEWLIDQVSASDDLNDVRVLPQLHTLVWGNKRGV; encoded by the coding sequence ATGAGTAGTGTTGTAGAACATAGACAGTCACGCGAACGTAACCAAGAGGCTCGCATCCCTGTGATGGAGATTTTTGGCCCGACGGTTCAAGGCGAAGGCATGGTCATCGGGCAAAAAACGATGTTTGTTCGCACCGCGGGCTGCGATTATCGCTGCTCCTGGTGCGACTCGGCCTTTACCTGGGACGGCAGTGGCAAGGACCAGATTCAGATGATTACGCCGGAGGGCGTATGGGAAGAATTGCGCCGCGTTGGCGGCACACGTTTCTCCCATGTCACCATCTCTGGCGGTAATCCCGCCCTGCTCGCTTCGCTGGGCGGATTGGTTGCCCTGCTGCGGGAGAACGGCATCCGCACCGCGGTGGAGACGCAGGGCTCCCGCTGGCAGCCTTGGCTGACGGACATTGACGAAGTCACCGTCTCGCCCAAGCCACCCAGCTCCGGCATGGACACCGACTGGTCCGTGCTGGATGATCTGATCGAACGGCTGGCCGCTGGCCCGGCAGAACGAAGTCATAGTCTGAAGATCGTGATCTTCGATGAGACAGACCTGGACTATGCCCGCCGTGTGCATGCACGATATCCGGGCACGGATCTATTTTTACAAACCGGGAACCCGGATGTGACTTCCGCCGATACGCCAGATCTGGCGTCCTCGCTGCTTGCTCGTTATGAGTGGCTGATCGACCAAGTCAGTGCCTCTGATGACCTGAATGATGTTCGTGTGCTTCCACAGCTTCATACGTTGGTATGGGGCAACAAACGCGGCGTCTAA